One region of Vespula vulgaris chromosome 9, iyVesVulg1.1, whole genome shotgun sequence genomic DNA includes:
- the LOC127066402 gene encoding disintegrin and metalloproteinase domain-containing protein 11 isoform X19, with translation MFWVHCGLFVLVIAVPGFISSADSTSKRDTDYTLDDSYWNEETQPGEVERLLREYRQNQELVRNIGANYYQIIYPVQLRHHEKMGISTREVGVSKFPQRGYGEGGYQNSRGRLRIGRHFHRTSLLIKAFNHKFRLDLELNTQLLAPNLIQKDFLVNGAEQSSKQEIEHCYYHGTVRDYPGATAAFHTCNGVSGVIHLGNETFVIHPFYGGDLSQKHPHVIFEARTKADKGCANLGNLEWRTKNRRQKHVLWLSESTSDRYKRDVREATKYIETAIIIDKAMFDKRNGSTRAEVVHDAIQVANIADLYFRTLNTRVSVVYIETWQGGNQAEINKDMDIGEALLKFSDYMFRRVYNVAQDTTQLLTGETFSGGESGVAVPQTVCSQKSIGISVDLNTYEPHLLAGTMAHMIGHNIGMHHDDGRNECSCYDWHGCIMAQSIVGLQNVQPYKFSECSKKDYIETLKSGAGICLFNKPNELEVRRTCGNRVIDDGEQCDCGTLEECHELDPCCDPITCKLTSEAECASGPCCNNCKLRARGVICRESTNECDLPEVCSGETGQCPADVYKKNGNPCSNNAGYCFNGVCPALNLQCEQVWGYSGIAADKQCFEQFNSKGSINGHCGTDASGHFVKCESDNVRCGSLQCQQGYKQPVIDGMDQLYSVTIITMKGQEYECKYVLRKIDEIKNSMNNVFLLLRSTTGKVEGSEMPSWGLVRDGTSCGDNLICVNQTCTSLFLHINQDKCPSNHNNNECSGNGVCTNTNKCYCNPGWSGTDCSIQQDIPTIVPAAPTTEPSDEGSSTPNMGKKETPYENYHGSNTVFLVGMLMSVVGGVFIVFALMALCYRSVVVHKNFSLCLRRKSTIQKYDQPYSKKPPQKSYTGVSSNHHPEEAVLDRVNKILAFERMPQYSRGEPQRVLFRPPNNVAAADGPRLKEHKPQMKRRDVNEEEGGTGAEEVVSFIDVSPNNLTKLPEKGILKKHGGYGRGGISEVERTLNQLNGYHENIIEVLRNAGIRRDPSEAPSGSGNLLDNEAIRKSLVDCYPDSYCKDTDEHDHMDNMDNQDDEDVDVGLQPCGTIRIRTLEDIIKQLERHSVRHMSPSGSEEIRMSESEGDRHYRLDSSVCSESSQGSRRCSRGRDDDPRLVYGRYCQPSSRSPYGTHQHTRQHTHQMHEEEGIYETADPDRGSNTRGETPDSESEIFAE, from the exons acACCGATTACACGTTAGATGATTCCTATTGGAACGAAGAAACCCAACCTG GTGAGGTCGAACGATTACTGCGAGAGTATCGACAAAACCAAGAGCTAGTACGAAATATCGGCGCCAATTACTATCAGATCATCTATCCAGTACAGTTACGGCATCACGAGAAAATGGGGATATCCACGAGAGAAGTCGGCGTTTCTAAG TTTCCTCAAAGAGGATACGGGGAGGGAGGATATCAAAACTCTAGAGGCAGATTAAGA ATAGGAAGGCACTTTCACCGGACGTCTCTCCTGATCAAGGCCTTTAATCATAAATTTCGCCTAGATTTAGAATTAAATAC GCAACTTTTAGCTCCGAATCTTATACAAAAAGACTTTTTAGTCAACGGTGCGGAACAAAGTTCTAAACAG GAGATAGaacattgttattatcatgGCACCGTCAGAGATTATCCAGGAGCTACCGCCGCTTTTCACACGTGTAACGGTGTCAGTGGTGTCATACATTTAGGCAACGAGACTTTTGTCATTCATCCGTTCTACGGCGGTGATCTGTCG CAGAAACATCCTCACGTTATATTTGAAGCTCGAACAAAAGCGGACAAAGGCTGCGCTAACTTGGGAAATCTTGAGTGGCGTACGAAGAACCGTCGGCAGAAGCATGTTTTGTGGCTATCGGAAAGCACTTCCGATCGGTACAAGAGAGACGTCCGTGAAGCAACCAAATACATCGAAACTGCCATCATTATCGATAAGGCTATG TTTGACAAAAGAAACGGTAGCACCAGAGCCGAGGTTGTTCACGATGCCATCCAAGTTGCAAATATCGCGGATTTG TATTTCCGTACATTAAACACTAGAGTCTCCGTCGTATACATCGAAACCTGGCAAGGTGGTAACCAAGCGGAAATCAATAAAGATATGGATATTGGTGAAGCTTTGCTAAAGTTTAGTGATTATATGTTTCGGAGGGTATACAATGTTGCTCAGGACACCACCCAATTGCTTAC GGGTGAGACTTTCTCAGGTGGAGAATCAGGGGTGGCTGTACCGCAAACTGTGTGCAGCCAAAAATCCATAGGAATCAGCGTCGATTTAAATACTTACGAACCCCATCTTTTAGCTGGTACGATGGCTCACATGATAGGTCATAACATTGGCATGCACCATGACGATGGAC GAAACGAGTGCAGCTGCTACGATTGGCACGGATGTATCATGGCACAATCCATCGTCGGCTTGCAAAACGTTCAACCCTACAAGTTTTCCGAATGTAGTAAAAAAGATTACATAGAAACTTTAAAAAGCGGCGCCGGCATTTGCCTTTTTAATAAACCAAACGAG TTAGAGGTCAGGAGAACATGCGGAAACAGGGTAATAGACGACGGGGAACAATGCGACTGCGGTACACTCGAGGAATGTCACGAACTCGATCCTTGCTGCGATCCGATCACCTGTAAACTCACATCGGAGGCCGAATGCGCTTCCGGACCTTGTTGTAACAATTGCAAG TTACGTGCACGCGGCGTCATTTGCCGCGAATCAACGAACGAGTGCGATCTTCCGGAAGTTTGTTCCGGAGAAACAGGTCAATGTCCAGCGGATGTTTATAAGAAAAACGGGAATCCATGCTCGAATAACGCTGGTTACTGCTTCAACGGTGTCTGCCCGGCTTTGAATCTTCAATGCGAGCAGGTTTGGGGCTACAGCGGTATCGCAGCTGACAAGCAATGCTTCGAACAGTTCAACTCGAAGGGTTCCATCAACGGCCATTGCGGCACCGACGCTTCCGGTCATTTCGTCAAATGCGAGTCGGA TAACGTTCGTTGCGGATCCCTTCAATGTCAACAAGGCTACAAGCAACCTGTTATCGACGGAATGGATCAACTTTATTCTGTTACGATTATAACGATGAAGGGTCAGGAATACGAGTGCAAGTATGTATTGAGAAAGATTGACGAGATCAAAAATTCGATGAATAACGTTTTCCTCTTACTTAGATCGACGACTGGGAAGGTAGAAGGTTCCGAAATGCCAAGTTGGGGATTGGTTCGTGACGGCACGTCTTGCGGTGATAATCTG ATCTGCGTAAATCAAACTTGTACGAGCCTTTTCCTACACATAAATCAAGATAAATGTCCCAGTAATCACAATAACAACGAATGCTCAGGAAATGGC GTATGCACAAATACCAATAAGTGCTATTGTAACCCTGGCTGGAGTGGAACGGACTGTTCCATACAGCAGGACATTCCAACTATAGTACCAGCAGCTCCCACAACCGAACCATCGGATGAAGGTAGCTCAACTCCTAATATGGGGAAGAAAGAGACCCCCTACG AGAACTACCACGGCTCTAACACTGTATTTTTAGTTGGTATGCTCATGTCGGTGGTAGGGGGTGTTTTCATAGTATTTGCTCTGATGGCTCTCTGCTACAGGTCAGTCGTAGTACATAAAAACTTCTCCCTCTGTCTCAG AAGAAAGAGCACCATCCAGAAGTATGATCAACCGTACTCGAAGAAGCCACCACAGAAAAGCTACACCGGGGTTTCGAGCAACCATCACCCAGAAGAAGCGGTACTCGACAGAGTGAACAAGATCCTCGCCTTTGAGAGAATGCCTCAGTACAG CCGCGGCGAGCCCCAGCGCGTGCTGTTTCGGCCCCCGAATAACGTCGCCGCTGCAGACGGGCCAAGACTCAA AGAGCACAAACCGCAGATGAAGAGGCGCGACGTAAACGAGGAGGAAGGAGGTACGGGGGCAGAGGAGGTTGTCTCTTTCATTGATGTCTCACCAAACAATCTGACAAAGTTGCCTGAGAAGGGAATTTTAAAGAAACACGGTGGTTATG GTAGAGGCGGCATCTCCGAAGTTGAACGTACGTTGAATCAATTGAACGGCTATCACGAGAATATAATCGAAGTATTGAGAAACGCTGGTATCCGTCGCGATCCATCGGAGGCTCCATCGGGAAGTGGTAACCTTCTTGACAACGAGGCAATCCGTAAATCATTGGTCGACTGCTATCCCGATTCTTATTGCAAGGATACGGACGAACACGATCACATGGACAACATGGATAATCAGGACGACGAGGATGTGGACGTAGGGTTACAACCATGCGGTACGATACGCATACGTACTCTCGAGGATATCATCAAGCAGCTGGAACGTCATTCGGTTCGACATATGAGCCCGAGCGGCTCCGAAGAGATTAGAATGTCTGAGAGCGAAGGGGATCGTCATTACAGACTCGACTCTTCTGTCTGTAGCGAATCCTCTCAAGG AAGCAGAAGGTGTAGCCGCGGCCGAGACGATGACCCTAGACTCGTCTACGGTAGATATTGTCAGCCATCGTCTCGAAGTCCTTACGGTACTCATCAGCACACTCGTCAACACACTCATCAAATGCACGAGGAGGAGGGTATCTATGAAACTGCCGATCCCGACAGAGGCTCGAATACTAGGGGTGAAACGCCCGATAGTGAAAG tgaAATATTCGCAGAGTAG